AGGCGGCATCCTCGAACTCCAGCCCGCAGGCCAGCATGGCGAGCGGCGTCGAGGTCATCACCATATTCATCATGGCATAGGCAACGATGGCGCTGACGATGGCCACCAGGAACACCGGCTGGCGCATGATGACGACCAGCGGCCGGCCGCTCTGCTTGCGCTCCTCGACGCTGGGACGGGGAATATCGATGAAGAACAGCAGAACCAGCGGGATCAACCACAGCACGGCGATGGCGGCGTAGCTGCCGGCGAACATGACCGGGTCGAACAGGTCGCGCGCCCATTTCGCCAGGTTCGGGCCCAGCACCGCCGCGATCACGCCGCCCGCCAGCACGAGGGAGATCGCCTTGCTCTTGAAATCGGGCTTCGCGGTATCGGCCGCGGCAAAGCGGTAGAACTGGGCAAACCCCATCTGGATGCCCATGACGCAGGATGCCGTACACAGCAGCGCGAAATTACGTTCGAAGATCGCGAAGGTCGCCAGCAGCGCACCGCAAATGCCAACCAGAATGCCGAACAGGAAGCCGGCACGCCGGCCAAACCGCTTCATGGCCATGGAGGCCGGGATCGTCGTCAGCATCATCGCCGTCATCTGGAAGGCCAGCGGCAGCGTGGCCATCGTCTTGTCGGCGGCGATCATCGTGCCGACGATGGCGGACACGGTCATCACCAGCGAACTGCCCGTCATCGACAGCGCCTGACACAGCGCCAGGATCACGACATTCTTGCGTGTCGGATCGCCCATGGCGGCCGAGGACGAGGATGAAACACTGGTCATGGATTGATCCGGTTGAGCGATTCCTTATTCTTGCCAGTGCCATAGCACGCCATCCGCCGGGCTGGCTATGCCGGTTCACCGGGTCTGGCTGTCAGGAAACGGGACGCTCGAACACGTTCTTCAGCAAGATGTCGTTCACGACACCCGGCCCGACCACATCGGTCGTCACCCGCAGCAGCCGCTCCTTCAGGAAGCGCAGATCGGTCAGCTTGTCGTTCAGCCCCTTGGCCTGCAGCGACAGGATATAGGTCAGGAAGGCATTCTGGATGCGCGGCAACTGGCTGTTCACGATCAGGGCGCCATTCGGCTGGAACACCTCGAAGGACAGTTCCAGCACCAGGAAGCGGCGGACGGTGCCATCCTCGAAGATCGGCATGATCAGCGGATCGATGTTCACCAGCCCGGTCTCCGGC
This sequence is a window from Oceanibaculum indicum P24. Protein-coding genes within it:
- a CDS encoding MFS transporter — encoded protein: MTSVSSSSSAAMGDPTRKNVVILALCQALSMTGSSLVMTVSAIVGTMIAADKTMATLPLAFQMTAMMLTTIPASMAMKRFGRRAGFLFGILVGICGALLATFAIFERNFALLCTASCVMGIQMGFAQFYRFAAADTAKPDFKSKAISLVLAGGVIAAVLGPNLAKWARDLFDPVMFAGSYAAIAVLWLIPLVLLFFIDIPRPSVEERKQSGRPLVVIMRQPVFLVAIVSAIVAYAMMNMVMTSTPLAMLACGLEFEDAAFVIQWHVLGMYAPAFFTGSLIARFGVLNIMLAGAVLMLGCVAVNLSGQDITRFWLALVLLGVGWNFLFVGATTLLTETYVPAEKAKVQAANDFLVFGSVSISAFSSGMLQNAFGWDVVNTMAMPFLVVALCMVAWLRFLRPEHTANS
- a CDS encoding flagellar basal body-associated FliL family protein; the protein is MKIVIILVVLLALIGGGGFAAWTFFPDVVKPMVGIYPEGQEPPPPPPETGLVNIDPLIMPIFEDGTVRRFLVLELSFEVFQPNGALIVNSQLPRIQNAFLTYILSLQAKGLNDKLTDLRFLKERLLRVTTDVVGPGVVNDILLKNVFERPVS